The sequence CGGACCGGTCATGCAGGCCCTTTTGGGCACGCTCTTCACGTGGGGATTAACGGCAGCAGGTGCAGCTTGTGTGATATTCGTGCGCGGCAATCAACGCAAATCACTTGATGCCGCATTAGGATTTGCTGCTGGCGTCATGATTGCTGCTTCATTTTGGTCACTTCTAAATCCGGCTATAGAAATGGCTGAAAGTTCACATCTCTATGGCGTTTACGCCTTTTTGCCGGTTTCAGGCGGTTTTCTATTGGGTGCCATCTTTGTTTATGGCTGTGATCGGCTAATGTCCTTTCTGGGACTCAACAGCAcgaatatgatgatttcaatgACACAAACAAATAAGGACAAAGCCGATATTGCTATCGATGATATACGCAACAGTCAAGGCGTTTTGGATCGTACTGTAGCCAAAAGTATGGACAGTTTCTCCGATTGCTTGAGCACACAACATGGCAGCATTGAACCGCGAAGACGCAAGAAGAATAGTGCTGTAGAGGTGGAAGCGCAACGCACCTATACAACCGAATCTCAACGGAACATTGACAACGCAGTGGCGCAATGGAAGCGCATTATGCTGCTTGTGGTTGCAATTACGGTGCACAACATACCCGAGGGTTTGGCAGTTGGCGTCAGTTTCGGTGCTATAGGCAGTACTAATTCTTCCACATTCGAGGCAGCACGCAATCTAGCGATTGGTATTGGTATACAGAATTTCCCTGAGGGCCTGGCTGTCAGCTTGCCACTGCATGCGGCCGGTTTCAGTGTGACACGCGCATTATGGTATGGCCAACTTTCCGGCATGGTGGAACCAATCTTCGGCATTTTGGGCGCAGTGGCAGTAACACTAGCCAATCTCATATTACCTTATGCACTATCATTTGCTGCGGGCGCAATGATCTACATTGTTGCTGACGACATATTGCCCGAAGCACATGCCAGTGGCAATGGAACAATTTCTACTTGGGGCACGGTAGCAGGATTCCTTATAATGATGTGCCTTGAAGTGACCCTCTCCTGATGTTACAACTACTGTAATTGTTTTAAATGTTGTATAGTTAACTACATGTACAAGATTTTGCAGAAGCAAACCTATAACAATCACTTGATTTGGCACTACGTATGATATGAAAATGCTGTaccaaagcatttttttatatttttttaagtgacAAACGCATGAATTTTTAAACAATGTACTAATGTAAATGTGTGTATCCTGCTTGTGTACACAAGTtatgtgcatataaatgtaGATTCGTtgaatgtgtgtgtacatatttaaataagtaTGTTTGAACGGCTGGCCCAAACTACGTAAATGTGGTTGTtaagcagaatattcatggaaaAGATTGCAACCGCCGATGCTTTTatacttgtatttttttttaaacatatgtcTTACAAGGCATACAACTAAGTATTacttttgtaaatattaaacaaaaataatgtttgtGAAATCtcgttttaatatataaatctcCCTCAGCATAACCTTGCGAATATTAAATCATTGCTTTAATGGCATTCTTTCAAGTAACTCATTGAAAGCAGTAAAACTTAATTAGTTTCTAAGTATCTTTTATGTTTTAAggcacaaagaaaaaacaatcacaaaattccacataatttaataaacaataaaaaatacattcagCTAAAGTGAAGGTGGCACACATTGGTTTTTAAGCGTAGTTTGCATACGAGGTAGCAATGAAATATTGTAGTAAACATTTTCCGTTGGTAGCACAACATCTATTAGGTAATCAATCAACGTacacttgcaaaaaagcggAGACGGTTGGTACACTTAATTGTGTCTATCTGCCATCTGACAACAACAAGAACCGTTGGTTAAGATAACTTAATTAAGTtctgataaatttaaaatgtcacGATAATTTGTGATGTATGCTGATAAAAGCTGCTACGTGCTTTAGAATATATCTTAGACatcttcacaaaacaaaaaaaaggaaacaaaattaaaataaatataaaggatAGGACCGTTTAGTCATCATTTGATACATATGCACTTTTATAACTTTTTGCACGAGGTCTTCTTTCAATTATCATCATTTGCAAGTAGGTATGCGTGTACCGAGTCATATGCACGTACGTGTGTGCGTTAATACGTACACGCATGCGCTCAGCACTAATCCCCAGCGACACTTGATTGATTTCACCTTCAAGTTCGCTTAAATCTTACATTTCATATAGGATTACTTTTGCCTcttcaaatgtttttgttttcttatagaTTTGCGCCGCCATTTTTAGGTGAAAAACTTATTATTGCGCGTAACTGTTATCGTCCGCGAGCTAATAACttcaaaatactttttcaaaaatttctcaaGGTGCTCGGAGAAAAGGAAGTACATACAGATGTAAGCACAAgtacatttattattaaatttctaaGTGTTGTGATGCAATGGCGCTTCAGAGCTcccagtatatgtatgtatgtatcggtAGCTTCTATTGTAGTCTTATCACTATTAACATTTCAACCTGCTCTTTTAAACTCGTTAATTACCAACTGGTGTTCTAGTGACAATTACTGCTATGACTGCGAGACATTTTCAATTGGAATTGGCATTAATTTATAGGTAgctttttgtggaaaaaaaaaaatcgcaaatacgctttacatatagatttattgTGATACGAGTTCACAGCTTTACAGAATACCCCTTAAACGGGTAAAACCGGGATCGGTCTGGTGTGTTGGATCGGCTATCAGACGAATGTCAATAATACGAACATACAAGGTGCAGTCCACAATATATTAGACTGAGCTAAAAAAGAAGCGACAGgaactttgttctgataacttcgagtttgtttattcaaaatagtcccctttggtctcgatacactgttttgtgcaatctaaaagcttttcgaaagagtgtttcagggcATTGAccagaatgtccttcaggatgtcggtacaagtcttttggatgacctctacggacgcaaaacgatTTCCTTCCATGACCAAATGCATTTTTCCGAATAGGTGGAATCACAGAGAGCcatatctggcgaatacggtgagtgattgatggttaaaatgcgctttctagtcaaaaaatcagacaCTAGAGTGGATTGATGAGATGGTGTATTATCATGTAATAAGCGTCAGCTTccttcttcgcggtattcagggcgaattcgacgaatgcgatg is a genomic window of Anastrepha ludens isolate Willacy chromosome 6, idAnaLude1.1, whole genome shotgun sequence containing:
- the LOC128868575 gene encoding zinc transporter ZIP11 translates to MIAGYGPVMQALLGTLFTWGLTAAGAACVIFVRGNQRKSLDAALGFAAGVMIAASFWSLLNPAIEMAESSHLYGVYAFLPVSGGFLLGAIFVYGCDRLMSFLGLNSTNMMISMTQTNKDKADIAIDDIRNSQGVLDRTVAKSMDSFSDCLSTQHGSIEPRRRKKNSAVEVEAQRTYTTESQRNIDNAVAQWKRIMLLVVAITVHNIPEGLAVGVSFGAIGSTNSSTFEAARNLAIGIGIQNFPEGLAVSLPLHAAGFSVTRALWYGQLSGMVEPIFGILGAVAVTLANLILPYALSFAAGAMIYIVADDILPEAHASGNGTISTWGTVAGFLIMMCLEVTLS